A single genomic interval of Epinephelus fuscoguttatus linkage group LG22, E.fuscoguttatus.final_Chr_v1 harbors:
- the th2 gene encoding tyrosine hydroxylase 2, with protein MKTESGVQTAPFSGRKQSLIEDARRERSSSAGSPGPPGPSRYGDSFVFEEKDGRVTLNVLFTLSNEKNAGFFKTGKIFETFEAKLLHIESRPGRKSKNSTTDLEFFMKCEVHSSDLDVFINSLKRVVDDVRSIPEEKVPWFPRQIKDLDRCNMLITKFDPDMDQDHPGYSDPEYRKRRAFISELAFRYKQGDPLPTVEYTAEEVSTWREVYRQLRSIYPRLACRQFLDGLQQLERECGYGEDRIPQLREVSAFLKEKTGFQLRPVAGLLSARDFLNSLAFRVFQCTQYIRHSSAPMHSPEPDCCHELLGHIPMLADKEFAQFSQEIGLASLGASDEDIEKLSTLYWFTVEFGLCKQNGTVKAYGAGLLSSYGELVYALSNEPEYRPFNPEETAVQPYQDQTYQPVYFVSESFEDAKMKLRRYSATIKRPFTVRYDPFTCSVEVLDQPSKIQNALSQMREDLKTLHSALEKFSSS; from the exons ATGAAGACGGAGAGCGGGGTGCAGACGGCGCCGTTCAGCGGGAGGAAGCAGAGTCTGATCGAGGATGCTCGCAGGGAGCGCAGCAGCTCCGCGGGCTCTCCGGGGCCCCCGGGGCCCTCCAGGTACGGAGACAGCTTCGTGTTCGAGGAGAAGGACGGCAGGGTGACTCTGAACGTCCTGTTCACACTCAGCAATGAGAAAAACGCAGGTTTCTTCAAAACGGGAAAAATATTCGAG ACGTTTGAAGCCAAACTTCTCCACATTGAAAGCCGCCCAGGCAGGAAGTCAAAGAACAGCACGACAGACCTGGAGTTCTTCATGAAGTGTGAAGTTCACAGCTCTGACCTGGACGTGTTCATCAACTCACTGAAGAGAGTGGTTGACGACGTTCGCTCCATACCAGAGGAAAAAG TTCCCTGGTTCCCCCGACAGATAAAAGACCTCGACAGATGCAACATGTTAATAACCAAATTTGATCCGGACATGGACCAGGATCATCCA GGATACAGTGATCCAGAATACAGAAAAAGAAGAGCCTTCATCTCTGAGCTCGCCTTCAGATACAAACA GGGGGACCCGCTGCCCACTGTGGAGTACACAGCAGAGGAAGTGTCCACATG GAGGGAGGTTTACAGGCAGCTGCGGAGTATTTACCCTCGTCTGGCCTGCAGGCAGTTCCTGGACgggctgcagcagctggagaggGAGTGTGGCTACGGAGAGGACCGCATCCCTCAGCTCAGAGAGGTCTCTGCCTTCCTGAAAG AGAAAACTGGTTTCCAGTTGCGACCAGTCGCCGGCCTGCTGTCAGCCAGAGACTTCCTCAACAGTTTGGCTTTCAGGGTGTTTCAGTGCACACAGTACATCCGTCACTCCTCTGCGCCCATGCACTCCCCTGAGCC GGACTGCTGCCATGAACTGCTCGGACATATTCCCATGCTGGCAGATAAAGAGTTTGCCCAGTTTTCACAG GAGATTGGACTGGCCTCACTCGGAGCTTCAGATGAAGACATCGAGAAACTGTCAACG TTATACTGGTTCACTGTGGAGTTCGGCCTCTGCAAGCAGAACGGCACAGTAAAAGCTTACGGCGCCGGCCTCCTGTCATCTTACGGAGAGCTTGTT TATGCTCTGTCCAATGAGCCAGAATACAGGCCGTTTAACCCCGAGGAGACGGCGGTGCAGCCGTATCAGGACCAGACCTACCAGCCTGTTTACTTTGTGTCTGAGAGCTTTGAGGATGCAAAGATGAAGCTGAG GAGATACTCTGCAACCATCAAGCGCCCCTTCACAGTCCGCTACGACCCCTTTACCTGCAGCGTGGAGGTTCTGGATCAGCCCAGCAAGATCCAAAACGCCCTGAGCCAGATGAGAGAAGACCTGAAGACCCTTCACAGCGCTTTGGAGAAGTTCAGCTCATCTTAA